The following are encoded together in the Bacillus sp. NP157 genome:
- the prpB gene encoding methylisocitrate lyase, which translates to MALPPSAGSRFRAALAAEQPLQVIGAINANHALLAKRAGFRAIYLSGGGVAAGSLGLPDLGINTLDDVLTDVRRITDVCDVPLMVDIDTGFGPSAFNIARTVKSLIKFGAAACHIEDQVGAKRCGHRPGKEIVTAGEMADRVKAAADAKTDPDFFLIARTDAIAVDGVDAAIERAIACAEAGADAIFAEAAYDLPTYKRFTDALDVPVLANITEFGQTPLFSVEELGSVGVGIVLYPLSAFRAMNKAAENVYTAVRRDGHQRNVIDTMQTREELYDRIGYHEYERRLDALFSQKG; encoded by the coding sequence ATGGCATTGCCCCCCTCGGCCGGTAGCCGCTTCCGCGCCGCCCTCGCAGCCGAACAGCCCCTGCAGGTCATCGGCGCCATCAATGCCAACCACGCCCTGCTGGCGAAGCGCGCCGGCTTCCGCGCCATCTACCTCTCGGGCGGTGGCGTCGCCGCCGGCTCGCTTGGCCTCCCGGACCTGGGCATCAACACCCTGGACGACGTGCTGACCGACGTTCGCCGCATCACCGACGTCTGCGACGTGCCGCTGATGGTCGATATCGACACCGGCTTCGGTCCCAGCGCGTTCAACATCGCACGTACCGTGAAGAGCCTGATCAAGTTTGGCGCCGCGGCCTGCCATATCGAAGACCAGGTCGGCGCGAAGCGCTGCGGCCACCGCCCGGGCAAGGAAATCGTCACCGCGGGTGAGATGGCCGACCGCGTGAAGGCTGCCGCCGATGCGAAGACCGATCCGGACTTCTTCCTGATCGCGCGCACCGATGCCATCGCCGTGGATGGCGTGGACGCCGCGATCGAACGCGCCATCGCCTGCGCGGAAGCCGGTGCCGATGCGATCTTCGCCGAGGCCGCCTACGACCTGCCCACCTACAAGCGCTTCACCGATGCGCTGGACGTGCCGGTGCTGGCCAACATCACCGAGTTCGGCCAGACCCCGCTGTTCAGCGTCGAGGAACTCGGCAGCGTCGGCGTGGGCATCGTGCTGTATCCGCTTTCCGCGTTCCGCGCCATGAACAAGGCCGCGGAGAACGTCTACACCGCCGTCCGTCGCGATGGCCACCAGCGCAACGTCATCGACACGATGCAGACGCGCGAAGAGCTTTACGACCGCATCGGCTACCACGAATACGAGCGTCGCCTCGACGCATTGTTCTCGCAGAAGGGTTAA
- a CDS encoding esterase family protein encodes MKHTPVRATLALALLVAAGAALADGAPVAHRIVRVSLDGASDKPASGRLLIFAAPADKAKAAAKDGKVTEVDTNPFQPKAVSVAGREVSWIAPGQTVDIDADGEAFPAGFSSLPPGDYLFQAVLDVGHDYNYGGRRAGDLISEVTPVKLTAGGGIPTLKLSKGVPERDMWQTSPSTPQAVRDAIPEARKHAHLETLQSNALTAFAGRPLSVRAWVLTPPGYEAGKARYPVVYLTHGFGGGLDRFAGTIATVWDAMAKKDMPPMIWVLLDESGPTGTHEFADSVNNGPWGQALTSEFIPWLETRYRMDGKTSGRFLNGHSSGGWATLWLQTRYPAVFGGTWSTSPDPSDFHDFTGIDLYAPNANAFKHADGSAIPLVRDKGEVIATFETFARLERVLGAYGGQLASFEWVFSPRGEDGRPQPMFNRDTGAVDANVVAYWRDHYDIAQRLRTHWPELKPDLDGKIHLIVGTADTFYLDGSAKLLKETLDGLQAKSDIEFLPGRTHFDLYTEGEDRMALLKKIAWQMYDIARPGQGKK; translated from the coding sequence ATGAAGCACACGCCCGTCCGCGCGACCCTCGCGCTTGCCCTTCTCGTCGCCGCTGGCGCCGCCCTGGCCGACGGCGCGCCGGTGGCACATCGGATCGTGCGGGTGAGCCTGGATGGCGCATCGGACAAGCCCGCCTCCGGTCGCCTGCTGATCTTCGCCGCACCGGCGGACAAGGCGAAGGCGGCGGCGAAGGACGGCAAGGTCACCGAGGTCGACACCAATCCGTTCCAGCCCAAGGCGGTCTCGGTCGCCGGCCGCGAGGTGTCGTGGATCGCACCCGGGCAGACCGTGGACATCGATGCCGACGGCGAGGCGTTTCCGGCCGGGTTTTCCAGCCTGCCGCCCGGCGATTACCTGTTCCAGGCCGTGCTCGACGTCGGCCACGACTACAACTACGGCGGCCGTCGCGCCGGCGACCTCATCAGCGAGGTCACCCCGGTCAAGCTCACCGCCGGCGGCGGCATTCCCACCCTCAAGCTCAGCAAGGGCGTGCCCGAACGGGATATGTGGCAAACCTCGCCATCCACCCCGCAGGCCGTGCGCGACGCGATCCCCGAGGCGCGCAAGCATGCCCACCTGGAAACCCTGCAGAGCAACGCGCTCACGGCCTTCGCCGGGCGGCCGCTGTCCGTCCGCGCCTGGGTGCTGACGCCGCCGGGATATGAAGCCGGCAAGGCGCGCTATCCGGTGGTTTACCTGACCCACGGTTTCGGCGGCGGGCTCGACCGGTTCGCCGGCACCATCGCCACGGTGTGGGATGCGATGGCGAAGAAAGACATGCCGCCGATGATCTGGGTGCTGCTCGACGAGTCCGGCCCGACCGGCACGCACGAGTTCGCCGACTCGGTGAACAACGGTCCTTGGGGCCAGGCGCTCACGTCCGAGTTCATCCCGTGGCTGGAGACGCGCTACCGGATGGACGGCAAGACCTCGGGCCGGTTCCTCAATGGCCATTCGTCCGGCGGCTGGGCCACGCTGTGGCTGCAGACACGCTATCCCGCGGTGTTCGGCGGCACCTGGTCGACCTCGCCCGACCCGAGTGACTTCCATGACTTCACCGGCATCGACCTCTACGCGCCGAACGCCAATGCGTTCAAACACGCCGACGGCAGCGCCATCCCGCTGGTCCGCGACAAGGGCGAAGTGATCGCCACCTTCGAGACCTTCGCCCGCCTCGAGCGCGTGCTGGGCGCTTACGGTGGCCAGCTCGCCTCGTTCGAATGGGTGTTCTCGCCGCGTGGCGAAGACGGCAGGCCGCAGCCGATGTTCAACCGCGACACCGGCGCCGTCGATGCCAACGTCGTCGCCTACTGGCGCGACCACTACGACATCGCCCAACGCCTGCGCACGCACTGGCCCGAACTGAAGCCCGACCTCGACGGCAAGATCCACCTGATCGTCGGCACCGCGGACACTTTCTACCTCGACGGTTCTGCGAAATTGCTCAAAGAAACCCTCGATGGCTTGCAGGCAAAAAGCGACATCGAGTTCCTCCCCGGCCGCACCCACTTCGACCTCTACACCGAAGGCGAGGACCGCATGGCCCTGCTGAAGAAGATCGCCTGGCAGATGTACGACATCGCCCGCCCCGGCCAGGGCAAGAAATAG
- the prpE gene encoding propionate--CoA ligase, protein MPYEDSWRRSVDDPEAFWADQARLIDWQVPPQRVLDASNPPFRRWFVGGTTNLCHNAVDRHLATRPGQLAIVAVSTETGETREITYRELHREVNAFAAVLVSLGVGKGDRVVIYLPNIAEAVFAMLACARIGAIHSVVFGGFAAHNLALRIDDAQPKLLVCADAGMRGGKVIPYKPLVDAALREAKAPPAHVLVVDRGLDKAMQRVASRDVDYATLREQHLDADVPITWLESNEPSYLLYTSGTTGKPKGIQRDVGGYAVALALSMTSIFDLQPGQAILCTSDVGWAVGHSYNVYGPLIGGCTAILYEGLPTQPDPGIWWKLCEQYGVRTMFSSPTGIRVLKKQDATWLRKYDLSALQWIFLAGEPLDQPTYEWLSQGTGKTVIDNYWQTETGWPAISLMPGLDLKPVKPGSPGFPTFGYRMRVIDEATGEDKPPGEKGVLVIEPPLPPGCLTTIWGDDERYRRSYFGHFRELLYSSLDWAVRDADGYTFILGRTDDVINVAGHRLGTREIEESVATLGAIAEVAVVGVAEELKGQVPAVFATLKQGVTDHPDDVAQAMQRRVVELLGAVARPACVYVVAALPKTRSGKLLRRSIQALMQGTDPGDLSTLDDPGSLEAIREAIARGPQCGQRP, encoded by the coding sequence ATGCCCTACGAAGACAGCTGGCGGCGCTCCGTCGACGACCCCGAGGCTTTCTGGGCCGACCAGGCACGGCTGATCGACTGGCAGGTGCCGCCGCAGCGCGTCCTCGATGCGTCGAACCCGCCGTTCCGCCGTTGGTTCGTCGGCGGCACGACCAACCTCTGCCACAACGCCGTCGACCGCCACCTCGCCACGCGTCCCGGGCAGCTGGCGATCGTCGCCGTCTCCACGGAAACCGGCGAGACCCGCGAGATCACCTATCGCGAGTTGCATCGCGAAGTGAACGCCTTCGCCGCCGTGTTGGTGTCGCTCGGCGTCGGCAAGGGCGACCGCGTCGTGATCTACCTGCCAAACATCGCCGAGGCCGTGTTCGCGATGCTCGCCTGCGCTCGCATCGGTGCGATCCATTCGGTGGTCTTCGGCGGGTTCGCAGCGCACAACCTGGCCCTGCGCATCGACGACGCACAACCGAAGTTGCTGGTCTGCGCCGACGCCGGCATGCGCGGAGGCAAGGTGATCCCGTACAAGCCGCTCGTCGATGCCGCGCTGCGCGAGGCGAAGGCGCCGCCCGCGCACGTGCTGGTGGTGGACCGCGGCCTGGACAAGGCCATGCAGCGCGTGGCGAGCCGCGACGTGGACTACGCGACGTTGCGCGAGCAACACCTCGACGCCGACGTGCCCATCACCTGGCTGGAATCCAACGAGCCGAGTTACCTGCTTTACACGTCGGGCACGACGGGCAAGCCGAAAGGCATCCAGCGCGATGTCGGTGGCTATGCCGTCGCGCTCGCGCTATCGATGACCAGCATCTTCGACCTGCAACCCGGGCAGGCCATCCTGTGCACGTCCGACGTCGGCTGGGCCGTCGGCCACTCGTATAACGTCTACGGGCCCTTGATCGGCGGCTGCACCGCGATCCTCTACGAAGGCCTGCCGACGCAACCCGATCCCGGCATCTGGTGGAAGCTGTGCGAGCAGTACGGCGTGCGCACGATGTTTTCCTCGCCCACCGGCATCCGCGTGCTGAAGAAGCAGGACGCGACGTGGCTGCGCAAGTACGACCTGTCGGCGTTGCAATGGATCTTCCTCGCCGGCGAGCCGCTGGACCAGCCGACCTACGAGTGGTTGTCGCAAGGCACCGGCAAGACGGTGATCGACAACTACTGGCAGACGGAGACGGGTTGGCCGGCGATCTCGCTGATGCCGGGCCTGGACCTTAAGCCGGTCAAGCCCGGCTCACCTGGCTTCCCGACCTTCGGTTATCGCATGCGCGTGATCGACGAGGCGACCGGCGAGGACAAGCCGCCAGGCGAGAAGGGCGTGCTGGTGATCGAGCCGCCACTGCCGCCGGGTTGCCTGACCACCATCTGGGGCGACGACGAACGGTACCGGCGCAGCTACTTCGGTCACTTCAGGGAGCTGCTTTACAGCTCGCTGGACTGGGCCGTGCGCGACGCCGACGGCTACACCTTCATCCTCGGCCGCACCGACGACGTGATCAACGTGGCCGGCCACCGGCTGGGCACGCGGGAGATCGAAGAATCGGTCGCGACCCTGGGCGCCATCGCCGAGGTGGCGGTGGTCGGCGTCGCCGAGGAGCTGAAGGGGCAGGTGCCCGCGGTGTTCGCAACGCTAAAGCAGGGCGTCACCGATCACCCCGACGACGTGGCCCAGGCCATGCAGCGGCGGGTGGTGGAACTGTTGGGCGCCGTCGCACGACCGGCCTGCGTCTACGTGGTGGCGGCCTTGCCGAAGACCCGCTCGGGCAAGCTGCTCCGGCGTTCGATCCAGGCGCTGATGCAGGGCACCGACCCGGGCGATCTGTCGACCCTGGACGACCCCGGCTCGCTGGAGGCGATCCGCGAGGCCATTGCCCGGGGGCCCCAGTGCGGCCAGCGGCCGTAG